One stretch of Punica granatum isolate Tunisia-2019 chromosome 5, ASM765513v2, whole genome shotgun sequence DNA includes these proteins:
- the LOC116209657 gene encoding uncharacterized protein LOC116209657 gives MQSLSLAYRFPHLLAPSPSPISGFNRRFLSVSTRIGLKPCRLVTLCAPNPAESYRTGPSSAGSDSSKLRFEDRQSEWSFQVQSPSVVPPRTVAKLSLSDQAFFLLAFIACTTLVAFTSLVVAAVPTLYALRRAANSLSKLADTAREELPSTMAAVRLSGMEISDLTMELSDLSQEIADGVTKSAQAVQAAEAGIRQIGNLARQQTISMIQERASLPIISIQPVVVGAAKKTSRAVGQATKSLMNMISGAELNSENENDDESGIDLVEF, from the exons ATGCAATCCCTAAGCTTGGCCTACCGCTTCCCGCACCTCCTCGCTCCTTCCCCTTCCCCAATCTCCGGCTTTAATCGCCGGTTTCTGTCTGTGTCCACTCGAATCGGACTCAAACCCTGCCGCTTGGTCACTCTCTGCGCTCCGAACCCGGCCGAGTCGTATCGGACGGGGCCTTCGTCGGCCGGTTCCGATTCGTCGAAGCTCAGGTTCGAAGATCGGCAAAGTGAGTGGAGCTTCCAGGTCCAAAGCCCCAGCGTCGTGCCGCCGCGGACCGTCGCTAAGTTGAGCTTGAGCGACCAGGCTTTCTTCCTCCTCGCCTTCATTGCCTGCACG ACATTGGTGGCATTTACGAGCCTCGTGGTTGCAGCCGTTCCCACACTATAT GCCCTCAGAAGAGCAGCCAATTCTCTTTCAAAATTAGCGGACACGGCTCGTGAGGAACTCCCTAGTACGATGGCAGCGGTTAGGCTTTCGGGTATGGAAATTAGTGACCTGACTATGGAGCTCAGCGATTTAAG CCAAGAGATAGCTGATGGAGTGACCAAATCAGCTCAGGCCGTTCAAGCCGCAGAAGCTGGCATCCGTCAAATCGGCAACCTGGCTCGTCAGCAGACAATCT CCATGATTCAAGAGAGAGCTAGCCTTCCCATCATCTCAATACAACCCGTCGTTGTAGGGGCTGCAAAGAAGACTTCCCGTGCTGTAGGGCAAGCGACAAAGTCGCTAATGAATATGATATCAGGAGCGGAGCTTAACTCGGAGAATGAGAACGACGATGAGAGTGGAATAGATCTGGTAGAATTTTAA
- the LOC116209656 gene encoding bidirectional sugar transporter SWEET9-like has product MAFLSVHLLAFIFGLLGNIVGFLVFLAPLPTFITIFKKKSSDGFQSIPYVVALSSAMLLLYYGFLKTDATLIISINAIGIVIELTYLTIYMIYASKGAKMFTLKLLVLFNVLGFGIMLALTMWLLKGPRRVNAVGWICAAFNLAVFAAPLGIMRRVIKTKSVEFMPFTLSFFLTLCATMWFFYGYFVKDMFIALPNVMGFLLGITQMILYVIYKNAEKKTLPTKQQQHEETKLGSMGSGDLCPTVTQPKLTEMNTVSDSSRPVQPNENNV; this is encoded by the exons ATGGCATTCCTGAGTGTCCATCTGCTGGCATTCATTTTCGGCCTCTTGG GTAACATTGTCGGGTTCCTGGTCTTCTTGGCGCCCCT CCCGACTTTCATCACGATCTTCAAGAAGAAGTCATCGGATGGGTTCCAGTCGATACCTTACGTGGTGGCACTCTCGAGCGCAATGCTGCTGCTGTATTATGGGTTCCTCAAGACAGATGCGACCTTGATCATCAGCATCAATGCCATTGGAATTGTCATAGAGCTCACCTACCTGACAATCTACATGATATACGCGTCTAAGGGCGCCAAA ATGTTCACATTGAAGTTGCTGGTGCTGTTCAATGTACTCGGGTTCGGCATCATGTTGGCACTGACCATGTGGCTTCTCAAGGGACCTCGACGTGTTAATGCCGTGGGGTGGATCTGTGCTGCCTTCAACCTTGCTGTCTTTGCCGCACCTTTAGGCATAATG AGGAGGGTGATAAAGACGAAGAGCGTGGAGTTCATGCCGTTCACTCTGTCGTTCTTCCTCACCCTGTGCGCTACCATGTGGTTCTTCTACGGCTACTTCGTCAAGGACATGTTCATTGCA CTACCCAATGTTATGGGATTCTTGCTCGGGATCACTCAGATGATCCTGTACGTGATATACAAGAACGCAGAGAAGAAGACACTGCCGACAAAACAACAGCAACACGAAGAGACGAAGTTAGGTTCGATGGGCAGTGGAGACTTATGCCCGACTGTGACTCAACCAAAACTCACTGAGATGAACACAGTGTCAGACAGCAGCAGACCAGTTCAACCAAACGAAAACAATGTTTGA
- the LOC116208460 gene encoding 50S ribosomal protein L18, chloroplastic-like, whose protein sequence is MATAASLSLLHQSAFLGSSPHKLSVSVGPKLVGGAPLRWPQQQQQPPLLIVEAKTQSRREDRTARHSRIRKKVEGTPERPRLCVFRSNKHLHVQVIDDTKMHTLASASTMQKSISEQFDYSSGPTIEVAQKVGEAIAKTCLEKGITKVAFDRGGYPYHGRVKALAEAARAHGLGF, encoded by the exons ATGGCTACTGCCGCTTCGCTTTCTCTTCTGCACCAGAGCGCCTTCTTGGGCTCTTCTCCTCACAAGCTCTCCGTCTCCGTCGGCCCGAAACTCGTCGGAGGAGCCCCACTGCGGTGGccgcagcagcagcagcagccgcCTCTCCTGATCGTCGAGGCCAAGACCCAGAGCAGAAGAGAGGACCGGACAGCCCGCCACTCTCGTATCAGAAAGAAG GTTGAAGGGACTCCAGAGAGGCCTAGATTATGCGTCTTCCGCTCCAACAAGCACCTTCATGTCCAGGTGATTGATGACACCAAGATGCACACACTTGCTTCCGCTTCCACCATGCAGAAGTCCATCTCTGAGCAATTCGACTACAGCTCAGGCCCCACCATT GAAGTGGCACAGAAAGTGGGTGAAGCCATTGCCAAGACATGTTTGGAGAAAGGGATCACAAAGGTGGCCTTTGACCGAGGTGGTTATCCATACCATGGGCGGGTAAAGGCCCTAGCTGAGGCAGCTCGGGCCCATGGCCTTGGCTTCTAA
- the LOC116208459 gene encoding rhomboid-like protein 14, mitochondrial has product MDRRGRSRGMIPLLALHTFSEYYRLRRKPPVTAGLLAANTLIYLRPGALDALLPSMDEVFFNAHLILEYKDLKRFFLSPFCHLGEPHLVYNMLSLLWKGTQLESMMGSAEFASMVAALLAMSQGMTLLLSKSLCVFFDSNKAYYSEYSVGFSGILFAMKVVLNAYSDEMTYVHGLLVPARYAAWAELILIQMFVPGVSFIGHLGGILAGILYLRLKGLYSGSDPLTLLLKGLSGVVSWPFRFVRGLFRRRRISGRGTVGRSPSGWSDSTTWRCQACTYDNYGLLSVCEMCGMSRGVSGPPSRRVSPQSEDLSLEELRRRRVERFEQ; this is encoded by the exons ATGGATCGCCGTGGAAGATCGAGAGGGATGATCCCGCTTCTGGCCCTCCACACCTTCTCCGAGTACTACCGCCTCCGCCGGAAGCCCCCGGTCACCGCCGGCCTCCTCGCCGCCAACACCCTCATCTACCTCCGGCCGGGCGCCCTCGACGCTCTCCTCCCTTCCATGGATGAAGTCTTTTTCAATGCCCACCTCATACTCGAG TACAAGGACTTGAAACGGTTCTTCTTGTCGCCCTTTTGCCATTTGGGCGAGCCTCACCTGGTGTACAACATGCTGTCTCTGTTGTGGAAGGGGACCCAGCTGGAATCTATGATGGGAAGTGCTGAGTTTGCCTCCATGGTGGCTGCACTGCTCGCCATGTCTCAGGGAATGACGCTTCTACTGTCGAAATCCCTTTGTGTGTTCTTCGACTCCAATAAAGCTTACTACTCCGAATACTCTGTCGGGTTTTCAGGCATTCTGTTCGCCATGAAAGTCGTCCTCAACGCCTACTCAGATGAGATGACTTACGTGCACGGGCTACTGGTTCCCGCACGTTACGCAGCGTGGGCGGAGCTGATTCTGATCCAAATGTTTGTTCCTGGCGTTTCGTTTATTGGCCACCTAGGTGGAATACTCGCCGGGATTCTGTATCTCCGTCTCAAGGGCTTGTATTCAGGGTCAGATCCCCTGACTCTACTCTTGAAAGGGTTAAGCGGTGTAGTGAGCTGGCCTTTCAGGTTCGTGCGGGGCTTATTCAGACGGCGTAGGATTTCTGGTAGAGGAACTGTCGGGAGAAGTCCGAGTGGGTGGAGCGATTCTACTACGTGGAGATGTCAAGCTTGTACATATGATAATTATGGTTTGTTAAGTGTATGTGAGATGTGCGGGATGAGTCGAGGCGTGAGCGGCCCTCCATCAAGAAGAGTTTCACCACAATCTGAGGATCTTTCTTTGGAGGAGCTGCGCCGTAGGAGAGTTGAGAGATTTGAGCAATGA
- the LOC116206684 gene encoding protein kish-like, producing the protein MSALFNFHSFLTVVLLGICTCTYVKMHFPAILEQRTGFRGFFWKAARIGERLSPWMAIGCFTMGVSIIFF; encoded by the exons ATG TCGGCGCTCTTCAATTTTCACTCATTCCTAACGGTAGTGCTGTTGGGAATATGCACGTGTACTTATGTAAAGATGCATTTTCCAGCTATTCTGGAGCAAAGAACTGG ATTCCGCGGTTTCTTTTGGAAAGCGGCTAGAATAG GTGAGCGCTTAAGTCCATGGATGGCCATAGGATGCTTTACAATGGGCGTATCAATAATCTTTTTCTGA